Proteins encoded by one window of Actinocorallia herbida:
- a CDS encoding RNA polymerase sigma-70 factor gives MAEETDPATEAFVAHRNLLFTVAYEMLGSAADAEDVLQETWLRWADVDLAHVEEPRAYLVRVTTRQALNRLRSVQRRREAYVGPWLPEPLLTTPDVAEDVELAESVSMALMLVLETLAPVERAVFVLREVFDVGYDEIAEAVGKTPAAVRQIAHRARKHVDARRPRMTVSARETRAVVASFQQALESRDPQRLLDVLAPDVVLVSDGGGVKRAALRPVVGAAKVSRFAFIGSVGFATSITCEPAVINGAPALLILLDGEVDGVMAMRLEGGRIAGLYYVRNPEKLSRLTSSTPLTLH, from the coding sequence ATGGCAGAAGAAACGGACCCGGCGACCGAGGCGTTCGTCGCCCATCGGAACCTCCTGTTCACCGTCGCCTACGAGATGCTCGGCTCGGCCGCCGACGCCGAGGACGTCCTGCAGGAGACCTGGCTGCGCTGGGCCGACGTGGACCTCGCGCACGTGGAGGAGCCGCGCGCCTATCTCGTCCGGGTGACGACGCGCCAGGCCCTCAACCGGCTGCGGTCGGTGCAGCGCCGCAGGGAGGCCTATGTGGGGCCGTGGCTGCCCGAACCGCTGCTCACCACCCCGGACGTGGCCGAGGACGTCGAACTCGCCGAGAGCGTGTCGATGGCGCTGATGCTCGTCCTGGAGACCCTCGCGCCGGTCGAGCGCGCGGTGTTCGTGCTGCGCGAGGTCTTCGACGTCGGCTACGACGAGATCGCGGAGGCGGTCGGCAAGACGCCGGCGGCGGTCCGCCAGATCGCGCACCGCGCCCGCAAGCACGTCGACGCCCGCCGCCCCCGCATGACGGTGTCGGCCCGCGAGACCCGGGCGGTCGTCGCCTCGTTCCAGCAGGCCCTCGAATCCCGGGACCCGCAGCGCCTCCTCGACGTCCTCGCGCCCGACGTCGTCCTGGTCAGCGACGGCGGCGGCGTGAAGCGGGCGGCGCTGCGCCCCGTCGTCGGGGCCGCGAAGGTCTCCCGCTTCGCCTTCATCGGCTCAGTCGGCTTCGCGACCTCGATCACCTGCGAGCCCGCCGTCATCAACGGCGCCCCGGCACTGCTGATCCTGCTGGACGGCGAAGTCGACGGCGTCATGGCGATGCGCCTCGAAGGGGGCCGCATCGCGGGCCTCTACTACGTCCGCAACCCCGAGAAGCTCTCCCGCCTGACCTCCTCCACCCCCCTCACCCTCCACTGA
- a CDS encoding APC family permease — MTASPQDRTRPDQARSEASEQAVGLPKTLRRLDIVALAVAAVISLDTLGVISVNGGEAFTWTAVLAVVFLVPYALIFAELGSAFPQEGGPYVWVKLAFGKLAASVTTLFYWVTNPVWIGGSLVFLAADTWDGFVFHLGSGTVADYVFKLGFVWLTILTAIVSLRTGKWITIAGAVAKIAVVVVFVGTALAYGAQHGFAGLEDARFTPTIGGFLAVVPILLFAYVGFEAPNGAGEEMRDPQRDVPGAVGRSAGIAVLCYLLPVFAIIAVTPAEEVTGLGGFFDAVQTVFSLYGGAADGLLTVTAVVFVFALLNQGSAWMIVSDRMQAMAAADGGFFSRRLGAFHPRLGTPVRVNILSGVTATVFLLAAMQLVDGTSASVFGVVLTVAITTLLMSYLVIIPAAARLRRTHPDTPRPYRAPAMTACCAVVLAWIALGSWVALFPGTLESLFGESYDFADSWGVSRLTFESFTLGTVALLLVLGLLGHFTGTRRR; from the coding sequence ATGACCGCATCACCTCAAGACCGCACCCGGCCGGACCAGGCAAGATCAGAGGCTTCGGAGCAGGCCGTCGGCCTGCCCAAGACCCTGCGGCGGCTCGACATCGTCGCCCTGGCCGTCGCCGCCGTCATCTCCCTGGACACGCTCGGCGTGATCTCCGTCAACGGGGGCGAGGCGTTCACGTGGACCGCCGTCCTCGCCGTGGTCTTCCTCGTCCCCTACGCGCTGATCTTCGCCGAACTCGGCTCGGCGTTCCCGCAGGAGGGCGGCCCCTACGTCTGGGTCAAGCTCGCCTTCGGCAAGCTCGCCGCGTCCGTCACGACCCTGTTCTACTGGGTCACCAACCCCGTGTGGATCGGCGGCTCGCTGGTCTTCCTGGCCGCCGACACCTGGGACGGGTTCGTCTTCCACCTCGGCAGCGGCACCGTCGCCGACTACGTCTTCAAGCTCGGGTTCGTCTGGCTGACCATCCTCACCGCGATCGTCAGTCTCCGCACCGGCAAGTGGATCACCATCGCGGGCGCGGTCGCGAAGATCGCCGTGGTCGTGGTCTTCGTCGGCACCGCCCTGGCCTACGGGGCGCAGCACGGATTCGCCGGACTCGAGGACGCCCGCTTCACGCCCACGATCGGCGGGTTCCTGGCGGTCGTGCCCATCCTGCTGTTCGCCTACGTCGGCTTCGAGGCGCCCAACGGCGCGGGCGAGGAGATGCGCGACCCGCAGCGCGACGTCCCGGGCGCCGTCGGCAGGTCCGCCGGCATCGCCGTCCTGTGCTACCTGCTGCCCGTCTTCGCCATCATCGCGGTCACCCCCGCCGAGGAGGTCACCGGGCTCGGCGGCTTCTTCGACGCGGTGCAGACGGTCTTCTCCCTGTACGGAGGGGCCGCCGACGGGCTCCTCACCGTCACCGCGGTCGTGTTCGTGTTCGCCCTGCTCAACCAGGGCAGCGCCTGGATGATCGTCTCCGACCGGATGCAGGCCATGGCCGCCGCCGACGGGGGCTTCTTCAGCCGGAGGCTCGGCGCGTTCCACCCGCGCCTGGGCACGCCGGTCCGGGTCAACATCCTGTCCGGCGTCACCGCGACCGTCTTCCTCCTCGCGGCCATGCAGCTCGTCGACGGCACCAGCGCCTCGGTCTTCGGCGTCGTCCTGACCGTCGCGATCACCACCCTTCTCATGTCCTACCTGGTGATCATCCCGGCCGCCGCCCGGCTCCGCCGCACCCATCCCGACACGCCCCGCCCGTACCGCGCCCCCGCCATGACCGCCTGCTGCGCCGTCGTCCTCGCCTGGATCGCCCTGGGCAGCTGGGTCGCCCTCTTCCCCGGCACCCTGGAATCCCTCTTCGGCGAGTCCTACGACTTCGCCGACAGCTGGGGCGTCTCCCGCCTGACCTTCGAGTCCTTCACCCTGGGCACCGTCGCCCTGCTCCTGGTCCTCGGCCTTCTCGGCCACTTCACCGGCACCCGCCGCCGCTGA
- a CDS encoding NAD(P)/FAD-dependent oxidoreductase, which produces MSQRIEVVVVGGGYAGVMAANRLTRHAGVTVTMINPRPVFVERIRLHQLAGGTDDAIAGFRDVLAEGVRLMVETVDRIDAGDRVVHLASGGTVGYDHLVYAVGSRAAAPAVPGAAEFAHPIAGLEEAERLRAALDAAPAGAAVTVVGGGPTGIETAAELAETGRAVTLVCGKVLGPYLHARGRRSVARRMAKLGVRVLEGPGAKAVAVTADSVRLADGRTLPSEVTIWTAGFAVPDLAARSGLRTDAEGRLRTDETLTSLDDPRIVAAGDSAAPSDLPLRMSCQAAIPLGARAADTILSRIEGETPETLNQVFAGQCISLGRRAGIFQFARKHDVAVGFHIGGRPGAKLKEFICKGIIEHLAGEAHEPGSYKLHRVSGGDHRDRLLATLPDAAPAVAEHAR; this is translated from the coding sequence ATGAGCCAGCGCATCGAGGTCGTCGTGGTCGGTGGCGGATACGCCGGGGTCATGGCGGCGAACCGGCTGACCCGGCACGCGGGCGTGACCGTGACGATGATCAACCCGCGGCCGGTGTTCGTCGAGCGGATTCGGCTGCACCAGCTGGCCGGCGGCACCGACGACGCGATCGCCGGTTTCCGCGACGTCCTGGCCGAAGGGGTCCGGCTGATGGTCGAGACCGTCGACCGGATCGACGCCGGGGACCGCGTCGTCCACCTGGCGTCGGGCGGCACGGTCGGCTACGACCACCTGGTCTACGCCGTCGGCAGCCGCGCCGCCGCCCCCGCGGTGCCCGGGGCCGCCGAGTTCGCCCACCCGATCGCCGGGCTGGAGGAGGCCGAGCGGCTCCGCGCGGCCCTCGACGCCGCGCCCGCCGGGGCCGCGGTGACCGTCGTCGGAGGCGGGCCGACCGGCATCGAGACCGCCGCGGAACTCGCCGAGACGGGCCGCGCGGTGACCCTGGTGTGCGGCAAGGTGCTCGGTCCGTACCTGCACGCGAGGGGGCGGCGCTCGGTCGCCCGGCGGATGGCGAAGCTCGGCGTGCGCGTCCTGGAGGGGCCCGGCGCGAAGGCGGTCGCCGTGACCGCCGACAGCGTACGGCTCGCCGACGGCCGCACCCTGCCGAGCGAGGTCACCATCTGGACCGCCGGGTTCGCCGTGCCCGACCTCGCGGCGCGCAGCGGGCTGCGCACCGACGCCGAAGGCCGCCTGCGCACCGACGAGACCCTGACGAGCCTGGACGACCCGCGCATCGTCGCGGCCGGAGACTCGGCCGCGCCGTCGGACCTGCCGCTGCGGATGAGCTGCCAGGCCGCGATCCCCCTGGGCGCCCGCGCCGCCGACACGATCCTCAGCAGGATCGAGGGCGAGACCCCCGAGACCCTCAACCAGGTGTTCGCCGGGCAGTGCATCAGCCTCGGCCGCCGCGCCGGGATCTTCCAGTTCGCCCGAAAGCACGACGTCGCGGTGGGGTTCCACATCGGCGGACGGCCCGGCGCGAAGCTCAAGGAGTTCATCTGCAAGGGCATCATCGAGCACCTCGCGGGCGAGGCGCACGAGCCCGGCTCGTACAAGCTGCACCGCGTCTCGGGCGGCGACCACCGCGACCGGCTGCTGGCGACCCTGCCCGACGCGGCGCCCGCCGTGGCCGAGCACGCACGCTAG
- a CDS encoding radical SAM protein, with protein MSPSLAARADWSTTWVVKTSKFCNLRCAYCYEWDDLADRARMSRSTFLRLLDAVASQHELVRDSGRTPRTSVVLHGGEPLSLPLAELEWLCASFTDRFGGSDEYRLGLQTNLFRLSDAHLTLLRRHRISVGVSFDAVPGVRVSAGGRETEDRVVANMARLAEARVPFGMITVLAAHTAPHVAALYAWVKRQGLAWRILPLFDGPATRDSAAFDLDRAALVSALCAAFDLWFDDGAVHPVDPFTELLSVAVRHLAGFRPRLYDRARDGDGVFVVDLDGGLYRVVDGYDAGLALGGVALQSLPEILASPAYRRSLDRDGEARALHCAGCEFAGPCSGWPVFEARHRPEPDTRCFTAHPLLTHIQRRLVSAGYDTARLLQMTDTLIGVP; from the coding sequence GTGAGCCCGTCTTTGGCCGCGCGCGCCGACTGGTCGACGACCTGGGTGGTGAAGACCTCCAAGTTCTGCAACCTTCGCTGCGCCTACTGCTACGAATGGGACGACCTGGCCGACCGCGCCCGGATGTCCCGGAGTACCTTCCTCCGGCTGCTCGACGCCGTCGCGAGCCAGCACGAACTGGTCCGCGACTCGGGCCGGACCCCGCGAACCTCGGTCGTCCTCCACGGCGGCGAACCCCTGTCCCTTCCCCTCGCCGAGCTGGAGTGGCTCTGCGCGAGCTTCACCGACCGGTTCGGAGGTTCGGACGAGTACCGGCTCGGCCTCCAGACCAACCTGTTCCGGCTCTCCGACGCGCACCTCACGCTGCTGCGCCGGCACCGGATCAGCGTGGGCGTCTCGTTCGACGCGGTGCCGGGCGTCCGGGTCTCGGCGGGCGGCCGGGAGACCGAGGACCGCGTGGTCGCCAACATGGCCCGCCTCGCCGAGGCCCGCGTCCCCTTCGGGATGATCACCGTGCTGGCCGCGCACACCGCCCCGCACGTGGCCGCGCTGTACGCGTGGGTCAAGCGGCAGGGCCTCGCCTGGCGGATACTCCCGCTGTTCGACGGGCCCGCCACCCGCGATTCCGCGGCCTTCGACCTCGACCGCGCCGCCCTCGTCTCGGCGCTGTGCGCGGCCTTCGACCTCTGGTTCGACGACGGCGCGGTGCATCCCGTGGACCCGTTCACCGAACTGCTCTCGGTCGCCGTCAGGCATCTCGCGGGTTTCCGGCCCCGCCTCTACGACCGGGCGCGGGACGGCGACGGCGTCTTCGTCGTCGATCTCGACGGCGGCCTCTACCGCGTCGTCGACGGCTACGATGCCGGTCTGGCACTCGGTGGCGTCGCCCTCCAGTCGCTGCCCGAGATCCTGGCGTCCCCCGCCTACCGGCGCTCCCTCGACCGCGACGGCGAGGCGCGCGCACTGCACTGCGCCGGCTGCGAGTTCGCGGGCCCCTGCTCGGGCTGGCCGGTCTTCGAAGCCCGCCATCGCCCCGAGCCCGACACCCGCTGCTTCACCGCCCACCCTCTCCTCACCCACATTCAGCGCAGACTCGTCTCGGCCGGCTACGACACCGCCCGTCTGCTGCAGATGACCGACACCCTCATCGGCGTCCCCTGA
- a CDS encoding NAD(P)H-binding protein, producing MILITGANGVVGRRTIDLLLREGAAVTAATRGGTPLPDGVTAATGDLFEPRWIEAALKGARALQISPRATGPGLGDLLEIAAGQGVRRVVLLSATTVAHPAGEARFADGFRRAEELVTASGLDWTVLRLADFAANSLAWAPQLKAGDIVRGAYGEAATSPLHETDIAEVAAAALQGRLASGAVHTLTGPVSLDQHEKVRLLGDALGRRLSFQELPPEQVRQGMLAQGLPEEVPARLLGSLADYARDPGPTTDTVARLLGRPALTFAAWARDNAVAFAP from the coding sequence ATGATCCTGATCACCGGTGCGAACGGCGTCGTGGGGCGCCGCACGATCGATCTCCTGCTGCGGGAGGGCGCGGCCGTCACGGCCGCCACCCGCGGCGGAACTCCGCTCCCCGACGGCGTCACCGCCGCCACCGGCGACCTGTTCGAGCCGCGATGGATCGAGGCGGCTCTGAAGGGCGCGCGGGCGCTGCAGATCAGCCCGCGCGCCACCGGCCCCGGCCTCGGCGACCTGCTCGAGATCGCCGCCGGGCAGGGCGTGCGGCGCGTCGTGCTGCTCTCGGCGACCACCGTGGCGCACCCGGCGGGGGAAGCCCGCTTCGCCGACGGGTTCCGGCGCGCCGAGGAGCTGGTCACCGCGTCCGGCCTGGACTGGACGGTGCTGCGCCTCGCCGACTTCGCCGCGAACTCCCTGGCCTGGGCGCCCCAGCTCAAGGCGGGCGACATCGTGCGCGGCGCCTACGGCGAGGCGGCCACCTCCCCCCTTCACGAGACCGACATCGCCGAGGTCGCCGCCGCGGCCCTCCAGGGCCGCCTCGCCTCCGGCGCCGTGCACACCCTGACCGGCCCGGTGTCCCTCGACCAGCACGAGAAGGTCCGGCTGCTCGGCGACGCCCTCGGCCGGCGGCTCTCCTTCCAGGAACTCCCGCCCGAGCAGGTGCGCCAGGGCATGCTCGCCCAAGGGCTGCCCGAGGAGGTCCCCGCCCGCCTGCTCGGCTCCCTGGCCGACTACGCCCGCGACCCGGGTCCCACGACCGACACCGTCGCACGCCTCCTGGGCCGCCCCGCCCTCACCTTCGCCGCCTGGGCGCGGGACAACGCCGTGGCGTTCGCCCCCTGA
- a CDS encoding TetR/AcrR family transcriptional regulator, translating into MSRAGRPKNQTARREALVTAAGRAIAERGLEGLRIKDIAAEAGMSAGSVLYYYPELDDLVLEVHRGAVEDFLTARQKATDAESAEPVRRLRALIDSGLPAGPEDTLHGLLYELHRRADRSPGHATLMESLFAREVGLYALVLEVGAATGAFTLVGPAGDLARNMVALEDGHGLHIVSRNAGLRPEEARRLILAHARLVTGCADL; encoded by the coding sequence ATGAGCAGAGCGGGCAGGCCGAAGAACCAGACGGCGCGGCGCGAGGCGCTGGTGACGGCGGCAGGGCGAGCGATCGCCGAGCGGGGGCTGGAGGGCCTGCGGATCAAGGACATCGCGGCCGAGGCGGGCATGTCGGCGGGGTCGGTCCTGTACTACTACCCCGAGCTCGACGACCTGGTGCTCGAGGTGCACCGGGGCGCGGTGGAGGACTTCCTGACGGCCCGGCAGAAGGCGACCGACGCGGAGTCGGCCGAACCGGTGCGCCGCCTGCGGGCGCTGATCGACAGCGGGCTGCCGGCCGGGCCGGAGGACACCCTGCACGGGCTGCTGTACGAGCTGCACCGCCGCGCCGACCGCAGCCCGGGACACGCCACCCTCATGGAGTCCCTGTTCGCGCGGGAGGTCGGCCTGTACGCGCTGGTCCTGGAGGTCGGCGCCGCGACAGGCGCCTTCACCCTCGTCGGACCGGCCGGGGATCTCGCGCGGAACATGGTGGCCCTGGAGGACGGCCACGGCCTGCACATCGTCAGCCGCAACGCCGGCCTCAGGCCGGAGGAGGCACGGCGCCTCATCCTCGCGCACGCCCGGCTCGTCACCGGGTGCGCGGACCTGTGA